From one Salvelinus sp. IW2-2015 linkage group LG11, ASM291031v2, whole genome shotgun sequence genomic stretch:
- the LOC111970100 gene encoding coiled-coil domain-containing protein 174: MDKKKKQYAVTASSLVDLKAELYRKQEQFKHEKLGQDAGTSTKAPKIKKPNVWSKQNDGVSERAQKDVELVAEEENNLDKAKRKLEEKAKLYEQMTKGDFPDEETEGLFLVDFTQKIIDKKRENHAQRESEREDRESSSTIPPPENPGEEWVDYVDALGRSRRCMKKDLPGFKKMDKDFQGKRRDPAEKDLLSEDMRRELQRQEWEREEEEAMNRPVGPIHYENIREQEARELGVGYFAFSQDQEQRRKQRETLDMLRDQTTDQRSKRDQLKEKRKTLLDARLAKVRQRKMKAAKLDGTEDDQGDEHNQEGKEDLIGPLPPSGGAPEEAPALKKVVVEIQERRDTKPGVPHVREWDRGKVDFFGDWTSRRRDERESEFAPPSAYFSNNKRQSYGKEAKREKDKPKMAFKWSEGQGGGRKVPQANPKSTPVSQPQPRSTPIPQPSTPVPSQPQPTPSPAHSQNTVHLQNTPAPPAPQCPPQPPPQYPPSQQPQPLYTPPPPPQTHPQFDVPFQPQFAHLPVHPQYAAPPHYPPQYTPQYPPQPQTQPQCPPQTQPPSQSLDDMLSFYKNYS; the protein is encoded by the exons ATGGATAAAAAGAAAAAGCAATATGCCGTGACTGCTTCATCT CTGGTTGATCTGAAAGCTGAACTCTACAGGAAACAAGAGCAATTCAAACATGAAAAATTGGGGCAAGATGCTGGAACTAGTACCAAAGCCCCCAAAATCAAG AAACCTAATGTATGGAGCAAACAGAATGATGGTGTTTCAGAGCGGGCACAGAAAGATGTGGAACTGGTGGCAGAGGAAGAGAACAACCTTGACAAGGCAAA GCGCAAGCTAGAGGAGAAGGCTAAACTGTATGAGCAGATGACCAAAGGAGACTTTCCTG atgaggagacagagggacTTTTTCTGGTGGATTTCACCCAGAAGATTAttgacaagaagagagagaatcaTGCCcaacgagagagtgagagagaggatagagagagctcCTCCACCATCCCACCCCCTGAGAACCCAGGCGAGGAATG GGTGGACTATGTAGATGCTTTGGGACGATCTCGGAGATGCATGAAGAAAGACCTACCAGGGTTCAAGAAAATGGACAAAGACTTTCAGGGAAAAAG ACGTGACCCGGCTGAGAAGGACCTGCTGTCAGAGGACATGCGTAGAGAGCTGCAAAGgcaggagtgggagagggaggaggaggaggccatGAACAGACCTGTGGGTCCAATCCACTATGAGAACATCAGGGAGCAAG AGGCCCGTGAGCTGGGTGTGGGCTACTTTGCATTCTCTCAGGACCAGGAGCAgcgcaggaaacagagagagaccctGGACATGCTCAGAGACCAG ACAACAGACCAGCGCAGTAAGAGGGACCAgctgaaggagaagagaaagactCTGCTGGATGCTCGGCTGGCCAAGGTAAGGCAGAGGAAGATGAAGGCGGCCAAGCTGGACGGAACTGAGGACGACCAGGGAGATGAACACAACCAAG AAGGAAAGGAGGACCTGATTGGGCCCCTACCCCCATCAGGTGGAGCACCTGAAGAGGCCCCTGCATTGAAGAAGGTGGTGGTGGAGATCCAGGAGAGGAGGGATACCAAGCCAGGAGTACCCCACGTCAGAGAGTGGGACAGGGGAAAAG TGGACTTTTTTGGCGATTGGACGAGTCGGCGGCGGGATGAGAGGGAGTCGGAATTTGCCCCTCCCTCTGCGTACTTCAGCAATAATAAAAGACAGAGCTATGGGAAAGAGGCCAAACGTGAGAAGGACAAACCCAAAATGGCCTTCAAGTGGTCAGAGGGGCAGGGTGGGGGGCGCAAGGTGCCCCAGGCCAACCCCAAAAGTACTCCTGTATCACAGCCTCAGCCCAGAAGTACTCCTATACCCCAGCCAAGTACCCCTGTACCCTCACAACCTCAACCCACACCATCCCCTGCTCATTCCCAAAACACTGTCCATCTCCAAAATACACCTGCACCTCCAGCCCCTcagtgccccccccaacccccacctCAATACCCCCCCTCCCAACAGCCCCAACCCTTATatacaccacctccaccaccacaaacacaccctcaGTTTGATGTCCCATTTCAGCCCCAATTTGCACATCTACCCGTTCATCCCCAGTATGCAGCCCCACCTCACTACCCCCCCCAATACACCCCACAGTATCCCCCCCAGCCCCAAACTCAGCCCCAGTGCCCCCCTCAGACCCAGCCCCCCTCCCAGAGCCTGGATGACATGCTGTCCTTCTACAAGAATTATTCTTGA